A stretch of Corallococcus macrosporus DNA encodes these proteins:
- the coxB gene encoding cytochrome c oxidase subunit II, with protein sequence MRRLPLLLLACTGCGGLRMLDARGPHVERLRSLWDLLFLISAVVLAAVVLTMLGALLRRRGGSRSQVPEVEAHSVPPGGEGARPVDAARERRMGRAVGAAAVVTLVVLFVITVANASTGAALARLRSPDALEVQVVGHQWWWEFRVQDADPSRNLVTANELHVPVGRPVILKLNSRDVIHSFWVPELTNKRDLIPGQQNTLELQADRPGVFKGQCYEFCGMQHAKMGFVVVAEAPEQFEAWREHQLQPAPPPTDAVAQRGQQVFLQGPCALCHAISGTDAAASTGPNLTHVASRSTLAAGTLPFDRGHLAGWILNAQSLKPGNNMPAITLPPDDLHALLVYLESLK encoded by the coding sequence ATGAGGCGCCTGCCGCTACTGCTGCTGGCCTGTACCGGATGCGGTGGACTGCGCATGCTCGACGCCCGGGGTCCGCACGTCGAGCGCCTGCGCTCGCTCTGGGACCTGCTGTTCCTCATCTCCGCCGTCGTGCTCGCGGCCGTGGTGCTGACGATGCTGGGCGCGCTCCTGCGCCGCCGGGGGGGCTCGCGCTCCCAGGTGCCGGAGGTGGAGGCCCACTCCGTGCCACCGGGCGGCGAGGGCGCCCGGCCCGTCGACGCGGCCCGCGAGCGGCGCATGGGCCGCGCCGTGGGCGCCGCGGCCGTCGTCACGCTGGTGGTCCTCTTCGTCATCACCGTGGCCAACGCGAGCACGGGCGCGGCGCTCGCGCGGCTGCGCAGCCCGGACGCGCTGGAGGTCCAGGTGGTGGGGCACCAGTGGTGGTGGGAGTTCCGCGTGCAGGACGCGGACCCCTCGCGCAACCTGGTCACCGCCAACGAGCTGCACGTGCCGGTGGGCCGTCCCGTCATCCTCAAGCTCAACTCGCGCGACGTCATCCACAGCTTCTGGGTGCCGGAGTTGACCAACAAGCGCGACCTCATCCCCGGCCAGCAGAACACGCTGGAGCTCCAGGCGGATCGGCCCGGCGTCTTCAAGGGCCAGTGCTACGAGTTCTGCGGCATGCAGCACGCGAAGATGGGCTTCGTCGTGGTGGCGGAGGCACCGGAGCAGTTCGAGGCCTGGCGCGAGCACCAGCTCCAGCCCGCGCCCCCGCCCACGGACGCCGTCGCGCAGCGGGGCCAGCAGGTATTCCTCCAGGGCCCGTGCGCGCTGTGCCACGCCATCAGCGGCACCGACGCCGCCGCGAGCACGGGGCCCAACCTCACCCACGTCGCCAGCCGCTCCACGCTGGCCGCCGGCACGCTGCCCTTCGACCGGGGCCACCTGGCCGGATGGATCCTCAACGCCCAGAGCCTCAAGCCCGGCAACAACATGCCCGCCATCACCCTGCCGCCGGACGACCTCCACGCCCTGCTCGTCTACCTGGAGTCGCTGAAGTGA
- a CDS encoding c-type cytochrome, translating to MGTLVLLTACEREQRRFQELPAAARPAARDVQLSELQPGPVAAPATPPAPATRAASEDNAYDVSQGKRLYVWFNCAGCHAAGGGGGMGPPLLDAKWRYGSEPENIYATIVEGRPNGMPSFRGKIPDAQVWQLVAYVRSMSGLLKKDVAPGRGDTLNTRPSESSKARETPRPEEVEQPR from the coding sequence ATGGGGACCCTCGTCCTCCTCACCGCGTGCGAGCGTGAGCAGCGCCGCTTCCAGGAGCTGCCCGCGGCCGCGCGTCCCGCCGCGCGCGACGTCCAGCTATCGGAGCTCCAGCCGGGGCCTGTCGCCGCGCCCGCGACTCCGCCCGCACCCGCCACGCGCGCTGCTTCGGAGGACAACGCCTACGACGTCAGCCAGGGCAAGCGGCTCTACGTCTGGTTCAACTGCGCGGGGTGCCACGCGGCGGGCGGCGGGGGTGGCATGGGGCCGCCGCTGCTCGACGCGAAGTGGCGCTATGGCAGCGAGCCGGAGAACATCTACGCCACCATCGTCGAGGGCCGGCCCAACGGCATGCCGTCCTTCCGGGGGAAGATTCCGGACGCTCAGGTGTGGCAGCTCGTCGCGTACGTGCGCTCCATGAGCGGGCTGCTCAAGAAGGACGTGGCCCCCGGCCGCGGCGACACGCTCAACACCCGTCCCTCGGAGTCCAGCAAGGCCCGGGAGACGCCTCGCCCCGAAGAGGTGGAGCAACCGCGATGA
- a CDS encoding substrate-binding domain-containing protein has protein sequence MSVLLPWTVGLLLFASGASPASSSEPRPERVLRVCADPNNLPFSNARGEGFENRLAELLGRELKARVEYTWWAQRRGFIRSTLKANLCDVVMGVPTELEMVLPTRPYYRSTYVFVTKKDGGPKVHSFDDPVLHQVKVGVHLVGDDFSNTPPAHALTRRGIIQNVAGYSLYGDYAEDSPPSALVEAVRKGDVDVAVVWGPLAGYYARRPGVPLTLTPVSPQVDPPGLVFAFDIAVGVRKGDKALRDELDAVLTRRKREVRALLASYGVPSP, from the coding sequence ATGAGCGTCCTCCTGCCATGGACCGTGGGCCTGCTCCTCTTCGCCAGTGGCGCCAGCCCCGCGTCCTCCTCCGAACCCAGGCCCGAGCGCGTGCTGCGCGTGTGCGCGGACCCCAACAACCTGCCCTTCTCCAACGCGCGCGGCGAGGGCTTCGAGAACCGGCTGGCGGAGCTCTTGGGCCGCGAGCTGAAGGCGCGCGTGGAGTACACGTGGTGGGCGCAGCGCCGGGGCTTCATCCGCAGCACGCTCAAGGCGAACCTGTGCGACGTGGTGATGGGCGTGCCCACGGAGCTGGAGATGGTGCTGCCCACGCGGCCCTACTACCGCTCCACCTACGTGTTCGTGACGAAGAAGGACGGCGGGCCGAAGGTGCACTCCTTCGACGACCCCGTCCTGCACCAGGTGAAGGTGGGCGTGCATCTGGTGGGGGATGACTTCTCCAACACCCCGCCCGCGCATGCCCTCACCCGGCGCGGCATCATCCAGAACGTCGCCGGCTACAGCCTCTACGGGGACTACGCGGAGGACAGCCCGCCCTCCGCGCTGGTGGAGGCCGTGCGCAAGGGTGACGTGGACGTGGCCGTGGTGTGGGGGCCGCTGGCTGGCTATTACGCCCGCCGCCCGGGCGTGCCGCTCACGCTGACGCCCGTGAGTCCCCAGGTGGATCCGCCGGGGCTCGTGTTCGCCTTCGACATCGCCGTGGGCGTGCGCAAGGGCGACAAGGCCCTGCGCGACGAACTGGATGCGGTGCTGACGCGGCGCAAGCGCGAGGTCCGCGCCCTGCTCGCGAGCTACGGGGTGCCGTCACCATGA
- a CDS encoding methanol/ethanol family PQQ-dependent dehydrogenase, with protein sequence MPYRSRWSSLLFAGLFLLSPGCKKEGGAHPSSAQGSSSLPPGATKPDASKLAEDDGQWLTASKDAANTRYSRLKDIHAGNVKDLKLAWTWSTGLVRGHEAAPLVVGSTMYVVTPYPNRLVALDLTKEGAPVKWTYEPAPSPASQGVACCDVVNRGAAYADGRLFYNTLDAHTVAVDAQTGKELWKTKLGDINKGETMTMAPLVVRDRVIVGNSGGELGVRGWAAGLDTKTGAIAWRAMSTGPDADVLIGPHFKPFYASDQGKDLGVRTWPPDQWKMGGGNVWGWVSYDAALDLVFYGTGNPGPWNPDQRPGDNKWTCGIFARRPSTGEAVWFYQWSPHDLYDHDGINESIVADLTVNGKPRQVLIHPGRTGYVYVLDRATGQVLSATPFGHITTSTGVDLKTGRLQPTPGMETGFDKTIRGICPASPGSKDWSPSAFNPETGLLYIPGNNLCQDAQGYEANYIAGTPYVGMNVKMYAGPGGNRGEFIGWDVAAGKKVFSIPEKFPVWSGVVVTAGDVAFYGTMDGWFKAVHARTGQELWKFKVGSGIIGQPITFRGPDGKQYVSVLSGVGGWAGAIVSGELDPRDDNIALGFGGAMKDLPQHTTRGGMLYTFALP encoded by the coding sequence ATGCCGTACCGAAGCCGCTGGTCGTCGCTGCTTTTCGCGGGTCTGTTCCTCCTGTCTCCCGGTTGCAAGAAGGAGGGCGGAGCACACCCGTCCTCCGCGCAGGGCTCCAGCAGCCTGCCGCCAGGAGCGACGAAGCCAGACGCGTCGAAGCTGGCGGAGGACGACGGCCAGTGGCTCACGGCGTCCAAGGACGCGGCCAACACGCGCTACAGCCGTCTCAAGGACATCCACGCGGGCAACGTGAAGGACCTGAAGCTCGCGTGGACGTGGTCCACGGGGCTGGTGCGCGGACATGAGGCGGCGCCACTGGTGGTGGGCTCCACGATGTACGTCGTCACGCCCTACCCCAACCGGCTGGTGGCGCTGGACCTGACGAAGGAAGGCGCGCCGGTGAAGTGGACGTACGAACCGGCCCCGTCGCCCGCGTCCCAGGGCGTGGCGTGCTGCGACGTCGTCAACCGGGGCGCGGCCTACGCGGACGGGCGGCTCTTCTACAACACGCTCGACGCGCACACCGTCGCGGTGGACGCGCAGACGGGCAAGGAGCTGTGGAAGACGAAGCTGGGCGACATCAACAAGGGCGAGACCATGACCATGGCGCCCCTGGTGGTGCGCGACCGGGTCATCGTGGGCAACAGCGGCGGTGAGCTGGGCGTGCGCGGCTGGGCCGCCGGCCTGGACACGAAGACGGGCGCCATCGCGTGGCGAGCGATGAGCACGGGCCCGGACGCGGACGTGCTCATCGGGCCCCACTTCAAGCCCTTCTACGCATCCGACCAGGGCAAGGACCTGGGCGTGCGCACCTGGCCGCCGGACCAGTGGAAGATGGGCGGCGGCAACGTGTGGGGCTGGGTGTCGTACGACGCCGCGCTGGACCTGGTGTTCTACGGCACCGGCAACCCCGGCCCGTGGAACCCGGATCAGCGGCCCGGGGACAACAAGTGGACGTGCGGCATCTTCGCGCGCCGTCCCTCCACGGGCGAGGCCGTCTGGTTCTACCAGTGGAGCCCTCACGACCTTTACGACCACGACGGCATCAACGAGTCCATCGTCGCGGACCTCACCGTGAACGGGAAGCCGCGCCAGGTGCTCATCCACCCCGGGCGCACGGGCTACGTCTACGTGCTGGACCGCGCGACGGGACAGGTGCTGTCCGCCACGCCCTTCGGCCACATCACCACCAGCACCGGCGTGGACCTGAAGACGGGCCGCCTGCAGCCGACGCCGGGCATGGAGACGGGCTTCGACAAGACGATTCGCGGCATCTGCCCGGCGTCACCGGGCTCCAAGGACTGGTCGCCCTCCGCCTTCAACCCGGAGACGGGGCTGCTCTACATCCCTGGCAACAACCTGTGCCAGGACGCGCAGGGCTACGAGGCCAACTACATCGCGGGCACGCCGTACGTCGGCATGAACGTGAAGATGTACGCGGGGCCGGGCGGCAACCGGGGCGAGTTCATCGGCTGGGACGTGGCCGCCGGCAAGAAGGTCTTCAGCATCCCGGAGAAGTTCCCGGTGTGGAGCGGCGTCGTCGTGACGGCCGGCGACGTGGCCTTCTACGGAACGATGGACGGCTGGTTCAAGGCCGTGCACGCGCGCACGGGCCAGGAGCTGTGGAAGTTCAAGGTGGGCAGCGGAATCATCGGCCAGCCCATCACCTTCCGGGGCCCGGACGGCAAGCAGTACGTGTCCGTGCTCTCCGGCGTGGGCGGCTGGGCGGGCGCCATCGTCTCCGGTGAGTTGGACCCTCGCGACGACAACATCGCCCTGGGCTTCGGCGGCGCCATGAAGGACCTGCCGCAGCACACCACCCGCGGCGGCATGCTCTACACCTTCGCCCTGCCCTGA
- a CDS encoding beta-propeller fold lactonase family protein: protein MASAPRPFRVLALVLLAATACGPRGCSQQASGPLVYVSNEGSDDLSVIDAASNRVIATIPVGKRPRGLRLSADGTRLYVAVSGSMRAPPGVDEDTLPPPDRTADGIALVDTKTRQVLRVLESGDDPESFDVTPDGQRLYVSNEDAARTSVVDVTTGKVTHAVPVGGEPEGVTLRPDGRFAWVTSEEDHHVYVIDTGTQAVVARIPVGGRPRAVAFTPDGAWAFVTAEQGRTVTRVDANTHQVQGTLTLPEAGAKPMGAGVSPDGRTLYVTTGRGKALAVIDVADWKVLRTVQDVGERPWGVGVTPDGKRLFTANGPSNDVSVIDPATGQVLARIPVGTLPWGIAISR from the coding sequence ATGGCTTCCGCTCCCCGCCCCTTCCGCGTCCTCGCCCTGGTGCTGCTCGCCGCCACGGCCTGTGGTCCGCGCGGCTGTTCCCAGCAGGCGTCCGGGCCGCTGGTGTACGTGAGCAACGAGGGCTCCGACGACCTCTCCGTCATCGACGCCGCCAGCAACCGCGTCATCGCCACCATCCCCGTGGGCAAGCGGCCCCGGGGCCTGCGGCTGTCCGCGGACGGAACGCGGCTCTACGTGGCGGTGAGCGGCTCCATGCGCGCGCCGCCCGGCGTGGACGAGGACACCCTGCCCCCGCCGGACCGGACCGCGGACGGCATCGCGCTGGTGGACACGAAGACGCGCCAGGTGCTGCGCGTGCTGGAGAGCGGGGACGACCCCGAGTCCTTCGACGTGACCCCGGACGGCCAGCGCCTCTACGTCTCCAACGAGGACGCCGCGCGCACGTCCGTGGTGGACGTGACCACCGGCAAGGTGACGCACGCGGTGCCCGTGGGCGGCGAGCCCGAGGGCGTCACGCTGCGCCCGGACGGCCGCTTCGCCTGGGTGACCAGCGAGGAGGACCACCACGTCTACGTCATCGACACCGGCACCCAGGCGGTGGTGGCGCGCATCCCCGTGGGCGGCCGTCCGCGCGCGGTGGCCTTCACGCCGGACGGCGCGTGGGCCTTCGTCACCGCGGAACAGGGCCGCACCGTCACCCGTGTGGACGCGAACACGCACCAGGTGCAAGGCACGCTGACGCTCCCGGAGGCGGGCGCGAAGCCCATGGGCGCGGGGGTATCCCCGGACGGCCGCACGCTGTACGTCACCACCGGGCGCGGCAAGGCGCTGGCCGTCATCGACGTGGCGGACTGGAAGGTGCTGCGCACCGTGCAGGACGTGGGCGAGCGCCCCTGGGGCGTGGGCGTCACGCCGGACGGCAAGCGGCTGTTCACCGCCAATGGCCCCTCCAACGACGTCTCCGTCATCGACCCCGCGACGGGCCAGGTGCTCGCACGCATCCCCGTGGGCACGCTGCCCTGGGGCATCGCGATCTCCCGCTGA
- a CDS encoding DUF5684 domain-containing protein has product MDQQQLEMMQQMQEQQSAGPGPLFWIFYLAFIGLTVAGLWKTFAKAGEPGWAAIVPFYNLYIMTKIVGRPAWFVVLAILPCVNIIALFIIGIDMAKSFGKGTGFGIGLALLGPVFYAILGFGDAQYQGPAAASSGGMSAA; this is encoded by the coding sequence ATGGACCAGCAGCAGCTTGAGATGATGCAGCAGATGCAGGAGCAGCAGTCGGCGGGCCCGGGTCCGCTGTTCTGGATCTTCTACCTGGCCTTCATCGGCCTGACGGTCGCGGGCCTGTGGAAGACGTTCGCCAAGGCGGGCGAGCCCGGGTGGGCGGCCATCGTGCCGTTCTACAACCTCTACATCATGACCAAGATCGTCGGGCGTCCGGCGTGGTTCGTGGTGCTGGCCATCCTGCCCTGCGTGAACATCATCGCGCTGTTCATCATCGGCATCGACATGGCGAAGTCCTTCGGCAAGGGCACGGGCTTCGGCATCGGCCTGGCGCTGCTGGGCCCGGTCTTCTACGCCATCCTCGGCTTCGGCGACGCGCAGTACCAGGGCCCCGCCGCCGCCTCCTCCGGCGGCATGTCCGCGGCCTAG
- a CDS encoding type IV pilus twitching motility protein PilT → MTDTPRIATWFDVLLDRKGSDLHLGVGYPPLGRIRGELVPLRDEPLASEELESLLFEICSPEQKRQIVEELDLDFAYGYGTKARFRANYFYRMTGIGAVFRTIPSKVLSLEELKTPEVVRKMADRRSGLVLVTGPTGSGKSTTLAGMINHINKTRPAHVLTIEDPVEFVHESLKAQVTHREVGPHASSFATAIRSAGREDPNVILIGELRTNETMKLALQLASFGVLVFATVHTNSAPATIDRIINAFPADEQGQVRGMLAESLAGIVAQQLIKTADGKGRVAALEILVGGPAIAAMIREGKVFQIASKMQAGQSVGMQTLDMHLERLVKDDVIVPEAALEKAQDKENFVKVIQRLKPDWQVPETLKA, encoded by the coding sequence ATGACGGACACCCCTCGCATCGCGACCTGGTTCGACGTGCTGCTGGACAGGAAGGGCAGCGACCTGCACCTGGGCGTGGGCTACCCGCCCCTGGGCCGCATCCGCGGTGAGCTCGTGCCGCTGCGCGACGAGCCCCTCGCCTCCGAGGAGCTGGAGTCGCTGCTCTTCGAAATCTGCTCGCCCGAGCAGAAGCGGCAGATTGTCGAGGAGCTGGACCTGGACTTCGCCTACGGCTACGGCACCAAGGCCCGCTTCCGCGCCAACTACTTCTACCGGATGACCGGCATTGGCGCCGTGTTCCGCACCATCCCCAGCAAGGTGCTGTCGCTGGAGGAGCTGAAGACGCCGGAGGTGGTGCGCAAGATGGCGGACCGCCGCAGCGGGCTGGTGCTGGTGACGGGCCCCACGGGCAGCGGCAAGTCCACGACGCTCGCGGGGATGATCAACCACATCAACAAGACGCGCCCGGCGCACGTGCTCACCATCGAGGACCCGGTGGAGTTCGTGCACGAGTCGCTCAAGGCCCAGGTCACCCACCGCGAGGTGGGCCCGCACGCCTCCAGCTTCGCCACCGCCATCCGCTCCGCCGGCCGCGAGGACCCCAACGTCATCCTCATTGGCGAGCTCCGCACCAACGAGACCATGAAGCTGGCGCTCCAACTGGCCAGCTTCGGCGTGCTCGTCTTCGCCACGGTGCACACCAACAGCGCCCCCGCCACCATCGACCGCATCATCAACGCCTTCCCCGCGGACGAGCAGGGCCAGGTGCGCGGCATGCTCGCGGAGTCGCTGGCCGGCATCGTCGCCCAGCAGCTCATCAAGACCGCGGACGGCAAGGGCCGCGTCGCCGCGCTGGAAATCCTGGTGGGCGGTCCCGCCATCGCCGCCATGATCCGCGAGGGCAAGGTGTTCCAGATTGCCTCCAAGATGCAGGCCGGCCAGAGCGTGGGCATGCAGACCCTGGACATGCACCTGGAGCGGCTGGTGAAGGACGACGTCATCGTCCCGGAAGCCGCCCTGGAGAAAGCCCAGGACAAGGAGAATTTCGTGAAGGTCATCCAGCGGCTGAAGCCGGACTGGCAGGTCCCGGAGACGCTGAAGGCGTGA
- a CDS encoding type IV pilus twitching motility protein PilT, whose translation MKPLAELLRHLSRPGITELALASGRPPMVRGATGYEPVDPGALSTDDLVKALQAMVGMARASTVSETPVQWTVNATGLGSISIAAVRRGELMNVRLTRGAEGAAQAAAPAAAAAPPVAATAPAAAAAPTRTPYAGVPAVSAQAPARTPAGSAPGEAAARAAQPGGLGLGGAAARGVPAAAASPQASAPAQPAATANPPARVIPISRTTSAPGRDLSVLLEQARSMNASDLHLVAGRPPLLRIAGELLPQDTPLSPETVERLLLPIIPERLRHVLEKDGSVDFALDSEDTGRFRVNVGRQRTGLKGVFRLIAREIPTLESLGLPPDIAKATHHHQGLIVLTGPSGHGKTSTLAALVDIINRETTHHVLTVEDPVEYVHPRKRALISQREVGTNTRTFASALKGSLREDPDVIVVGELRDTETVRMALAASETGHLLISTMNTPSAAKTIDRLIDLFPPGDQQQVRLSLSSGLRLIVSQRLMPSTDGKSMVAAAEVLTGSVALGNLIRDNKTYQIPSLQQRGKSLGIIRFEDSLADLARSGKATLETVKGFAENPDEIEAMVTGRRPGAAPTVPPPASAQEGARMLSKVGSLLGKKGA comes from the coding sequence ATGAAACCGCTCGCAGAGCTGCTGCGTCATCTGTCGCGTCCTGGAATCACCGAGCTGGCCCTGGCCAGCGGCCGTCCTCCGATGGTGCGCGGCGCCACGGGTTACGAGCCTGTCGATCCCGGCGCCCTCTCCACCGATGATCTCGTGAAGGCCCTCCAGGCGATGGTGGGCATGGCGCGTGCGTCCACGGTGTCGGAGACGCCGGTGCAATGGACGGTGAACGCCACCGGCCTGGGCTCCATCTCGATCGCGGCGGTGCGCCGGGGCGAGCTGATGAACGTGCGCCTCACGCGAGGCGCGGAAGGTGCGGCACAGGCGGCGGCTCCGGCTGCTGCTGCGGCGCCCCCAGTTGCTGCGACAGCCCCGGCTGCTGCGGCCGCGCCCACTCGGACGCCCTACGCGGGAGTGCCGGCGGTGTCCGCGCAAGCGCCCGCGAGGACGCCCGCCGGGTCAGCGCCCGGAGAGGCGGCCGCACGAGCCGCGCAGCCCGGCGGCCTTGGCTTGGGAGGCGCCGCCGCACGTGGCGTTCCCGCCGCTGCCGCGTCGCCCCAGGCCAGTGCTCCGGCCCAGCCGGCCGCCACGGCGAATCCCCCCGCGCGGGTCATCCCCATCTCGCGCACGACCTCCGCTCCGGGCCGCGACCTGTCCGTGCTGCTGGAACAGGCGCGCAGCATGAACGCCAGCGACCTGCACCTGGTGGCGGGACGGCCTCCGCTGCTGCGCATCGCCGGGGAGCTGCTGCCCCAGGACACGCCGCTGTCCCCGGAGACGGTGGAGCGCCTGCTGCTCCCCATCATCCCGGAGCGGCTGCGGCACGTGCTGGAGAAGGACGGCAGCGTGGACTTCGCGCTGGACTCCGAGGACACCGGCCGCTTCCGCGTCAACGTGGGCCGCCAGCGCACCGGCCTCAAGGGCGTCTTCCGCCTCATCGCCCGGGAGATCCCCACGCTGGAGTCGCTGGGCCTGCCCCCGGACATCGCCAAGGCCACGCACCACCACCAGGGCCTCATCGTGCTCACCGGCCCGTCCGGTCACGGCAAGACGAGCACGCTCGCGGCGCTGGTGGACATCATCAACCGTGAGACGACGCACCACGTGCTCACCGTGGAGGACCCGGTGGAGTACGTGCACCCGCGCAAGCGCGCCCTCATCAGCCAGCGCGAGGTGGGCACCAACACCCGCACCTTCGCCAGCGCCCTCAAGGGCAGCCTCCGCGAGGACCCGGACGTCATCGTCGTGGGCGAATTGCGCGACACGGAGACGGTGCGCATGGCGCTCGCCGCCAGCGAGACGGGCCACCTGCTCATCAGCACCATGAACACGCCCAGCGCGGCGAAGACCATCGACCGGCTCATCGACCTCTTCCCGCCGGGAGATCAGCAGCAGGTGCGCCTGTCGCTCTCCAGCGGCCTGCGCCTCATCGTCAGCCAGCGGCTGATGCCCAGTACGGACGGCAAGTCCATGGTCGCCGCCGCCGAGGTGCTCACCGGCTCCGTGGCCCTGGGCAACCTCATCCGCGACAACAAGACGTACCAGATCCCCTCGCTCCAGCAGCGCGGCAAGTCGCTGGGCATCATCCGCTTCGAGGACTCGCTCGCGGACCTGGCGCGCTCCGGCAAGGCGACGCTGGAGACCGTGAAGGGCTTCGCGGAGAACCCGGACGAAATCGAGGCCATGGTGACGGGCAGGAGGCCCGGCGCCGCTCCCACCGTGCCGCCGCCGGCGTCCGCCCAGGAGGGCGCGCGGATGCTGTCCAAGGTGGGCTCACTGCTTGGCAAGAAGGGCGCCTGA
- a CDS encoding GNAT family N-acetyltransferase — MTMKQVDPGVEVAAPTPVLDGATLPNDLVNGVKFGPPTDEDLTTVSALRANSEPWKGRGESQEESLKALTQLKPFLHVARIQNQVVGYVTVERDGPVPGAAYLRNIVVKPELRRQGVGEKLLDKALDAARDMYRKTIALRVDPANAPAVGFYRKAGFTTVATVVSKKSGKLRLLMSREL; from the coding sequence ATGACGATGAAGCAGGTGGACCCTGGCGTCGAGGTGGCGGCCCCCACGCCGGTGCTGGATGGAGCGACGCTCCCCAATGATCTGGTCAACGGGGTCAAATTCGGTCCGCCCACCGACGAGGACCTGACCACGGTGTCGGCCCTTCGCGCCAACTCCGAGCCCTGGAAGGGGCGGGGTGAGAGCCAGGAGGAGAGCCTCAAGGCCCTCACCCAGCTCAAGCCCTTCCTCCACGTGGCGCGGATCCAGAACCAGGTGGTGGGCTACGTGACGGTGGAGCGCGACGGCCCCGTGCCGGGCGCGGCCTACCTGCGCAACATCGTGGTGAAGCCGGAGCTGCGGCGCCAGGGTGTGGGCGAGAAGCTGCTCGACAAGGCGCTGGACGCGGCGCGTGACATGTACCGCAAGACCATCGCCCTGCGCGTGGATCCGGCGAACGCGCCCGCGGTGGGCTTCTACCGCAAGGCGGGCTTCACCACGGTGGCCACGGTGGTCTCCAAGAAGTCCGGCAAGCTGCGGCTCCTGATGTCGCGCGAGCTGTAG
- a CDS encoding GTP-binding protein, giving the protein MQLNHAQRELTLKIVYYGPGLSGKTTNLRKLHARARPDVRGRLLSVDTHDDRTLFFDLLPVFFSTSTGFKVKVKLFTVPGQVIHNATRRVVLQGADAVVFIADSRRNASQENNAYWRNLQENLREMELDPTQVPVVIQFNKRDLPDSLTDAELAEVQRRGSQPVVGSVAVRGEGVVETFHAVVQTAWRALEGRAQLSRNVGLSEEEFLGQIFRHIDLSGTELEGRYGPGAMPGGRESGRAP; this is encoded by the coding sequence TTGCAACTCAACCACGCCCAGCGCGAGCTGACGCTCAAGATCGTCTATTACGGCCCCGGGCTCAGCGGGAAGACGACGAACTTGCGCAAGCTGCACGCGCGAGCGCGGCCGGACGTGCGAGGGCGCCTCCTGTCGGTGGACACCCACGACGACCGGACGCTCTTCTTCGACCTCTTGCCCGTCTTCTTCTCCACCTCCACGGGCTTCAAGGTGAAGGTGAAGCTCTTCACGGTGCCCGGCCAGGTCATCCACAACGCCACGCGGCGGGTGGTGCTGCAGGGCGCGGACGCGGTGGTCTTCATCGCGGACAGCCGCCGCAACGCGTCCCAGGAGAACAACGCCTACTGGCGCAACCTGCAGGAGAACCTGCGGGAGATGGAGCTGGACCCCACGCAGGTGCCGGTGGTCATCCAGTTCAACAAGCGCGACCTGCCGGACAGCCTGACGGACGCGGAGCTGGCGGAGGTGCAGCGCCGGGGCAGCCAGCCGGTGGTGGGCTCCGTCGCCGTGCGGGGCGAGGGCGTGGTGGAGACCTTCCACGCCGTGGTGCAGACGGCCTGGCGCGCGCTGGAAGGCCGGGCGCAGCTGTCGCGCAACGTGGGCCTCAGCGAAGAGGAATTCCTGGGGCAGATCTTCCGTCACATCGACCTGAGCGGCACGGAGCTGGAGGGCCGCTACGGGCCCGGCGCCATGCCCGGCGGCAGGGAGAGCGGGAGGGCGCCATGA